One Synechococcus sp. CC9605 genomic window carries:
- a CDS encoding DUF2839 domain-containing protein, protein MGEARRRAAQGLPPRQSKASTKTVDTSPRVVSWLPLTRNQTQQFMAVTTRGAWIGIGGMVVLWITVRFIGPAAGWWTLADTP, encoded by the coding sequence ATGGGAGAAGCACGCCGCCGGGCTGCCCAGGGCTTACCCCCTCGTCAGTCAAAGGCCAGCACCAAAACTGTGGACACCTCCCCAAGGGTCGTGTCCTGGCTTCCGCTTACCCGCAACCAGACGCAGCAGTTCATGGCGGTGACAACCCGCGGCGCCTGGATCGGAATCGGAGGGATGGTGGTGCTCTGGATCACGGTGCGCTTCATCGGCCCAGCGGCCGGCTGGTGGACGCTTGCAGATACCCCCTGA
- a CDS encoding prephenate/arogenate dehydrogenase: protein MAVQPGRVGIVGLGMIGGSLGLDLQARGWTVQGLVHRQATADRAMARGLVGAVSTDPSCLSDCDVVILALPIPLLLNPPDELIEALPEAAVVTDVGSVKQPVLEAWRQRHPRFVASHPMAGTAQAGVEAGVVDLFRGRPWIATPDAATDPAALAKVRDLAVSVGGHWLTSTAFQHDQAVALISHMPVLVSAALLRAVGDERDPEIRQLAMVLASSGFADTSRVGGGNPELGVAMASTNRDAVLRGLAAYRWSLEQLEDAVLQQSWSQLALELRRTQTLRPDFLRAPGEVSSES from the coding sequence ATGGCGGTGCAACCGGGACGTGTGGGGATCGTCGGCCTTGGCATGATCGGGGGATCCCTTGGTCTGGATCTCCAGGCGCGGGGCTGGACGGTGCAGGGGCTCGTGCATCGCCAGGCCACGGCGGATCGCGCCATGGCCCGAGGGCTGGTGGGAGCGGTGTCGACCGATCCCAGCTGCCTCTCGGATTGCGATGTGGTGATCCTGGCATTGCCCATTCCCTTGCTGCTGAATCCACCGGATGAGCTCATTGAGGCCCTGCCTGAGGCAGCGGTGGTCACCGATGTCGGTTCGGTCAAACAGCCTGTGTTGGAGGCTTGGCGCCAGCGGCATCCACGCTTTGTGGCCAGTCACCCCATGGCAGGCACAGCTCAGGCGGGCGTTGAGGCCGGGGTGGTGGATCTGTTCCGTGGTCGCCCTTGGATCGCGACTCCTGATGCGGCAACAGACCCCGCTGCCCTGGCCAAGGTTCGTGATCTGGCCGTCAGTGTGGGTGGCCACTGGCTGACGTCCACCGCGTTTCAGCACGACCAGGCGGTTGCTCTGATTTCCCACATGCCGGTGCTGGTGAGTGCTGCACTGCTGCGGGCCGTGGGCGATGAACGGGATCCGGAGATCCGGCAGCTGGCCATGGTGCTGGCGTCCAGTGGCTTTGCCGACACCAGTCGTGTGGGCGGAGGGAATCCCGAGCTGGGGGTGGCGATGGCCTCCACCAACAGGGATGCGGTGTTACGCGGCTTGGCGGCCTACCGCTGGAGCCTGGAGCAGCTCGAAGATGCTGTGCTTCAGCAAAGCTGGTCTCAGCTCGCGTTGGAACTGCGCCGAACCCAGACCCTGCGCCCGGATTTTTTGAGGGCACCGGGGGAGGTCAGCTCCGAAAGCTGA
- a CDS encoding helicase, whose translation MLEAQAHHQIKTLLRQEESDWPHHLTLSRLVARSLRRRDTTLVQLPPSSSERWWLGLLVPLCLAPEAGALVLTPPQRRRLLQLELPRLRNQGLRLPCWQGSTPPEGPQLWLMDVGELIQAHRDGHLGTRQLLIPEMDQLSRRMRNALTFEIEHQHWDELRQASPQAESGLLELHDRMSRQLFADATRPGGAVRLEGSAGQALRDLLQLLPASPEPWNTLRSINPAEWSQWAELDHRLLQWRWKLAPLEPLQLLRGVLLDHPCLMFSSNGDNARLDLEFEQAGVVPDVRASLRERELNEPLPLYAPRRQPLPNTRIYAQHLLEESRRLILGQAGLTLVLINDDQLRRQLTSSLAAEFGRRVLHESTAPESNGVVTCNWDWWLEHQEQLPAPAQLIVAMLPIASLDNPLTSARVERLKQQGEDWFRTLLLPEALSLIPAAIAPLRRSGGRLAILDGRLRGRSWGDQVLHRLEPWIPLQRLLPD comes from the coding sequence ATGTTGGAAGCCCAGGCCCACCACCAGATCAAAACCCTGCTCCGTCAGGAGGAATCCGACTGGCCCCACCACCTGACCCTGAGCCGGCTGGTGGCACGAAGCCTGAGGCGTCGCGACACGACACTCGTTCAACTCCCCCCCAGCAGCAGTGAACGCTGGTGGCTCGGCCTACTGGTGCCGCTGTGTCTGGCGCCCGAAGCGGGGGCACTGGTGCTGACGCCCCCCCAGCGCAGGCGCCTGCTCCAGTTGGAGTTGCCCCGTCTACGCAACCAGGGGCTACGGCTTCCCTGCTGGCAGGGATCAACCCCTCCCGAGGGGCCACAGCTCTGGCTGATGGATGTCGGCGAGCTGATTCAGGCCCATCGCGACGGGCACTTGGGCACACGCCAACTGCTGATCCCGGAGATGGATCAGTTGAGCCGGCGAATGCGCAACGCTCTCACCTTTGAGATCGAGCATCAGCACTGGGATGAGCTCCGCCAGGCCAGCCCCCAGGCGGAATCTGGATTGCTGGAGCTGCATGACCGCATGAGCCGCCAGCTGTTTGCTGATGCCACAAGGCCCGGTGGCGCGGTGCGACTCGAAGGCTCAGCCGGGCAAGCCCTGCGTGACCTGCTCCAGCTGCTGCCAGCCAGCCCGGAGCCGTGGAACACCCTCCGCAGCATCAACCCAGCGGAGTGGAGTCAATGGGCTGAACTGGATCACCGACTGCTGCAGTGGCGCTGGAAGCTGGCCCCCCTCGAACCGCTCCAACTGCTGAGGGGGGTGCTGCTGGATCACCCCTGCCTGATGTTCAGCAGCAATGGAGACAACGCCAGGCTTGATCTGGAATTTGAACAGGCCGGCGTTGTCCCCGACGTGCGAGCATCACTGCGGGAACGGGAGCTGAATGAACCCCTCCCCCTCTATGCCCCGCGTCGCCAACCGCTGCCGAACACCCGGATTTACGCTCAACATCTCCTGGAGGAGAGCAGAAGGCTCATCCTTGGCCAGGCGGGGCTCACCCTTGTTCTGATTAATGACGACCAGCTGCGTCGGCAACTGACCAGCTCCCTGGCTGCGGAATTTGGACGCCGTGTGCTGCATGAGTCGACAGCACCCGAAAGCAATGGCGTGGTGACCTGCAACTGGGACTGGTGGCTGGAGCATCAGGAGCAGCTGCCGGCCCCGGCGCAGCTGATTGTCGCCATGCTCCCCATCGCCAGCCTGGACAATCCGCTCACTTCAGCTCGGGTGGAGCGGTTGAAACAGCAGGGAGAGGACTGGTTCCGCACCCTGCTGCTGCCTGAAGCCCTGAGCCTGATTCCTGCCGCAATTGCGCCGCTGCGCCGCAGTGGTGGTCGCCTGGCCATCCTCGATGGCCGCCTCCGAGGGCGCAGCTGGGGTGATCAGGTGCTGCACCGACTGGAACCTTGGATTCCATTGCAGCGACTGCTTCCGGATTGA
- the crtD gene encoding C-3',4' desaturase CrtD, whose amino-acid sequence MRDSSVIVVGGGIAGLTAAALLARDGVDVTLLEAHQQPGGCAGTFRRGPWVFDVGATQVAGLEPGGSHARLLKHLNMPLPSAELLDPGCVVDLGDGSPPISLWHDPEAWAAERERQFPGSHRFWSLCHQLHSSNWQFASEDPVVTPRSLWDLGTLLRALRPATLASGLFTGLTIADLLRLCGCGDDQRLRRFLDLQLKLYSQEPADRTAALYGATVLHMAQAPLGLWHLEGSMQVLSNQLVAAIERDGGTVLMQHRVTKLQPSSSGWQVTISTGKGAEHQRSSRDVVCSLPPQCLLELIEPDQLPNGYRKRLDNLHAPSGALVLYGAVRRDALPHPCPGHLQRGCASPGPLFVSISREGDGRAPQGQATLIASVFTPTGDWCRLPEPEYQQRKIGMLKLIQAELNRWLSLEDDAWLHAELATPRGFAGWTGRPNGMVGGLGQHPSRFGPFGLAGRTPMPGLWLCGDSLHPGEGTAGVSLSALNACRQLRAERGQPLSFRS is encoded by the coding sequence GTGAGAGATTCCAGCGTGATCGTGGTGGGCGGCGGGATCGCTGGCTTAACGGCAGCGGCACTGCTGGCCCGCGACGGCGTCGACGTCACGCTGCTGGAAGCGCATCAACAACCGGGGGGGTGTGCAGGAACATTCCGGCGGGGTCCATGGGTGTTCGATGTTGGGGCGACCCAGGTGGCTGGGTTGGAGCCCGGAGGAAGTCATGCGCGACTGCTTAAGCATCTGAACATGCCTCTGCCCAGCGCAGAGCTTCTGGACCCAGGTTGTGTGGTCGACCTGGGCGATGGCTCCCCTCCCATTTCGCTCTGGCATGACCCGGAAGCCTGGGCCGCTGAACGTGAGCGTCAATTTCCAGGCAGCCACCGCTTCTGGAGCCTTTGCCACCAGTTGCATTCCAGCAACTGGCAGTTCGCCAGCGAAGACCCCGTGGTGACACCGCGTTCCCTCTGGGATCTCGGCACATTGCTGCGGGCCCTGCGGCCCGCAACGCTGGCATCGGGACTGTTCACAGGTCTGACCATTGCCGATCTGTTGCGGCTGTGTGGGTGCGGTGACGATCAACGGCTGCGGCGCTTTCTCGACCTCCAGCTGAAGCTGTACTCCCAGGAACCGGCCGATCGCACGGCGGCGCTGTACGGCGCAACCGTCCTGCACATGGCCCAAGCACCACTCGGGCTCTGGCATCTGGAGGGATCGATGCAGGTGTTGAGCAATCAGCTGGTGGCCGCCATTGAGCGCGACGGCGGGACGGTGCTGATGCAGCATCGGGTCACCAAGCTGCAGCCCAGCTCATCCGGTTGGCAGGTGACGATCAGCACCGGCAAGGGCGCGGAACACCAACGGAGCAGCCGGGATGTGGTCTGCAGCCTCCCCCCCCAATGCCTGCTGGAGCTGATCGAACCGGATCAGCTGCCGAACGGGTACCGCAAGCGACTGGACAACCTGCATGCACCGAGTGGTGCGCTGGTGCTCTACGGAGCGGTGCGGCGTGATGCACTCCCACATCCCTGCCCAGGCCATCTCCAGCGGGGCTGCGCATCCCCGGGGCCTCTGTTCGTCTCCATCAGCCGCGAGGGCGATGGGCGTGCGCCCCAGGGGCAGGCCACCTTGATTGCCAGCGTGTTTACCCCAACGGGCGACTGGTGCCGCTTGCCGGAGCCGGAGTACCAACAGCGCAAAATAGGGATGCTCAAGCTGATCCAAGCCGAGCTGAACCGCTGGCTGTCCCTCGAAGACGACGCCTGGTTGCACGCTGAACTGGCAACACCAAGGGGCTTCGCCGGCTGGACGGGTCGTCCCAACGGCATGGTCGGAGGCCTTGGACAGCATCCAAGCCGGTTCGGCCCCTTCGGCCTGGCAGGACGAACGCCCATGCCGGGTCTTTGGCTCTGCGGCGACAGCCTCCATCCAGGCGAGGGCACAGCGGGAGTGAGCCTGTCGGCCCTCAACGCCTGCCGTCAGCTCAGGGCCGAGCGGGGACAACCGCTCAGCTTTCGGAGCTGA
- a CDS encoding DUF1815 family protein: MFPRLAEHYRSVVEDLVMSLQALASSLQSAGFTATCYSCGDGRDGHGASFVADIGDGHMVRFLVSDFGISWVESRNGRELVKLEGAEAIQELQRMADLAQEGQVRVMQPLAQTA, from the coding sequence ATGTTTCCGCGCCTAGCCGAGCACTACCGATCCGTCGTTGAAGACCTGGTGATGAGCCTTCAGGCCCTCGCCAGCAGTCTTCAAAGCGCGGGCTTCACAGCCACCTGTTACTCCTGTGGCGACGGCCGTGATGGCCATGGAGCTTCGTTTGTGGCTGACATCGGCGATGGCCACATGGTGCGCTTTCTTGTCTCAGATTTCGGCATCAGCTGGGTGGAATCCCGCAACGGGCGAGAACTGGTGAAGCTGGAGGGAGCCGAAGCCATCCAGGAATTGCAACGGATGGCCGATTTGGCCCAGGAGGGCCAGGTCCGCGTCATGCAGCCCCTGGCCCAGACCGCCTGA